Sequence from the Streptomyces sp. NBC_00358 genome:
GGCGGGCGGCCACGCGATGGGTGCGGCCAGAGATCTGCGCGGTGCGGCACGGCATGCCGCGTACGCCGCCGGTCAGGCCGGGGCGGTCGCACACGTCGCCGCGCACGAGCTCGGTGCCGCCGCCTATGCGATCAAGGCCGTACGTGCCGCCGCGCCGGAGGGCGAGGGTGAGGCCGCAGGGCGATCGGAGTGTCAGTGGCAGCGTGCCCGGCTCCCCGAGGCGATCCGCGAGCTCGTACTCGACGACCAGCGATTGCGGAACGACATCTGCTGGTCGGTGTTCGACTGCTGAGCCGAGCGCCGACGCGCGTTTCATCACAGCAGAGAGGTCCTGCCGACGGCCTGCCAAAAGGCCACCGGATGGTGGCAGTTGCGCGCCGTGTTCGTGCAGGATCGCTCCTACGAGCGTGGCGCAACTGTCGCGGCACGAATGGAAGCACAGGCACCGCCGGTGAGTGAGACCGCTGACCGGTCACGATCACCAGCCAGGAGGCCGTGGTGAATGTAGTGCTGCGAGACGTGAGAGACGCCGACCTGCCCGTGTTCTTCGGTCAGATGAACGACCCCGAAGCGCTCCGGATGGCGGCGTTCACGGCCAAGGACCCGTCGGACAAGGCGCAGTTCCAAGCCCACTGGGAAAGGATCCGCCAAGACCCAACGATCGTCGCACGCACCGTCGTCGGCGACGGCGACGAGGTCATCGGGAATGTCGGCGTGTTCGGACCGCCCGAGGAACGCGAGATCACGTACTGGATCGGGCGGCGGTACTGGGGGAGAGGAGCGGCCACCGCCGCGCTGCGGGCGATCCTCGGTATCGCGACGGAGCGTCCGTTGCACGCCCGCGCGGCCGCGGACAACCTCGCTTCGATCCAGGTCCTCAAGAAATGCGGGTTCGCGGTCCACGGCGACGATCGGGGCTACGCCAACGCACGAGGCGAGGAAGTCGACGAAGTGCTCCTGATTCTGGTCGACTGACTCATGTCCATCTGATCAATTCGCTTGCCGCGCGCGGAGCTTGCCGCGGGACACATGCGAAGGGGCCGGCCGGAGCATCTCCGGTCGGCCCCTTTGTCGTACGACGCTGTGATCAGGCGCGGTCGGGGTGACCCGGTAGCCGGAACGGCTCTCCGCGGGGCAGGGCTGTGAGTGGTCCGGTCGATCGTCGGCATCCCGCCGGTGTTCGAACCGGCGTCGGGTAGGTGACAGCGTGCCGGGCACGAACGCTCGACTGGTCCACTCAAGGTGCGCCGCACCGGATTCTCACCAGACTTGGATCCATGGCAGAAGAGCGTCGGCCGCGCGCCAGGAAATCCTCGACGACAAGTGCTCGCCGCGCACCGTCCCTGCGTGGAGCGGGAGATGCCGCGCGTGCTGCCTGCCGGAGTCTGGAAGGTCTGATCGGTCATCCCACGGAGGGCGTATCGGCGGTGGGGCGTGAGGAAGACGGCTGGTGTGTCGTCGTGGACGTTCTTGAGCTGCCGCGGATTCCGGACACGACGAGCCTGCTCGCCTCGTACGAGGTGCGGCTCGACCAGGACGGCGAACTCATGGAGTACCGCCGGGTCCGCCGCTATCGGCGGGGGTCCGCCGACGAGTGACGAGTGACTCGGGTCTGCCCGACAACCGGAAGGATTCCCCATGCCTGCGACCACCTACTCCGACGAGGTAGTGGCGTGCCCACCGCGCGCCGGCACGTTGTAC
This genomic interval carries:
- the gvpO gene encoding gas vesicle protein GvpO, which encodes MAEERRPRARKSSTTSARRAPSLRGAGDAARAACRSLEGLIGHPTEGVSAVGREEDGWCVVVDVLELPRIPDTTSLLASYEVRLDQDGELMEYRRVRRYRRGSADE
- a CDS encoding GNAT family N-acetyltransferase; this translates as MNVVLRDVRDADLPVFFGQMNDPEALRMAAFTAKDPSDKAQFQAHWERIRQDPTIVARTVVGDGDEVIGNVGVFGPPEEREITYWIGRRYWGRGAATAALRAILGIATERPLHARAAADNLASIQVLKKCGFAVHGDDRGYANARGEEVDEVLLILVD
- a CDS encoding putative immunity protein, with product MILPKVRDPRFVTIRRGGTLTDADHHLLALWAALCAEHVLPLFESARPEDGRPRQAIEHARAWVRGEVRMTDARAAGGHAMGAARDLRGAARHAAYAAGQAGAVAHVAAHELGAAAYAIKAVRAAAPEGEGEAAGRSECQWQRARLPEAIRELVLDDQRLRNDICWSVFDC